Proteins co-encoded in one Novosphingobium sp. PP1Y genomic window:
- a CDS encoding GFA family protein has protein sequence MSAPHTGRCNCGAVTATVSGEPLWVRQCWCRQCQKSAAGSATTNALFMTDAIAMDGELSWFSYTAASGNTIEQGFCGKCGTAIMGRNSSRPKACVLRVGFLEESDRLAPTSAIWIEDAPEWAVIDPRLEQFPRQPPVPPKS, from the coding sequence ATGAGCGCACCCCATACCGGACGCTGCAACTGCGGCGCCGTTACCGCGACGGTCAGCGGCGAACCGCTCTGGGTGCGCCAGTGCTGGTGCCGCCAATGCCAGAAATCGGCCGCAGGCAGCGCAACCACCAATGCCCTGTTCATGACCGATGCCATCGCGATGGACGGTGAACTCTCCTGGTTCAGCTATACGGCGGCCAGCGGCAACACCATCGAGCAGGGCTTTTGCGGCAAGTGCGGAACGGCGATCATGGGCCGCAACTCCTCGCGGCCGAAAGCCTGCGTGCTTCGCGTCGGCTTCCTCGAGGAGAGCGACCGGCTCGCTCCCACTTCCGCAATCTGGATCGAGGATGCGCCTGAATGGGCCGTGATCGATCCCAGGCTCGAACAGTTCCCGCGCCAGCCCCCGGTTCCGCCGAAGAGCTGA